TGTATGCTCGTTTCGGTCAATCTTCCCCCTCTGGATGGTATCAACCTGCGCGATGAGCTTCAGGCGATGACAGGGCTTCCCACGGTGGTTGCAAATGACGTGAATGCCTTTGCCTTTGGTGAGAGTGTCTACGGTGCCGGCCGGGATTACCGGTCGTTTTTGATGGTAACCCTTGGGACCGGAGTCGGAGGCGGGTTGATTCTCGATAGAACGGTCTGGACCGGCATCGACGGAGTAGCTGGGGAGTTTGGCCACGTGACGGTCGAGCCCAATGGAAGACTTTGCCGCTGTGGCAATTACGGTTGTCTTGAGCAGTACGCATCGGCCAATGCCCTCGTTGCGGCGGCACGGGAAATCATGGCGCGGGAAAAAGACGCTTTTGGCGAAGCCTTGCGCGACAAGGACATTTCTACCCAAAAGCTTGCTGAGGCTGCTCTGGATGGTAATTCCGCAGCCCTGGCCCTTTTTGCCGAGGCAGGACGCTATCTGGGTATAGCCGTTGCGTCGGTAGTCAACCTGCTTAACCTGGAAGCGGTAATTATCGGAGGGGGAGTCGCGGCAAGTTTCGACCTTTTGTCCGAAAGCTTGAAACGCGAGATCCACGCCAGGGCGTTTCCGATTCCCGCCGGGAGACTTCGCATTGAGAGGGCTGCATTGGGAGATGATGGCGGAATCATCGGCAGCGGCGCACTTGTTATGGATCATCTGTTCAGGGGGAATCCATGAAGAAGAGAATCGGCATTCTGACCGGAGGAGGCGATTGCCCAGGCCTTAACGCGGTGATACGAGGTGTGGTCAAGAGTGCAATAATCGGGAGGGGATGGGAAGTGGCCGGTTTCGAGGATGGATTCGATGGCCTCCTTTACGACCGCGGGCCCCGCACCCTGGGATTCGACGACGTACGTGGGATATTGCCCCGCGGCGGGACGATTCTTGGAACCTCGAACAGGGGCAATCCCTTTTCCTATCCGGTGGAAGTTAATGGCACAACCGTGTTTACCGATGTGTCGGACCGCGTTGTGAAACGAATAAGGGAACTGGGAATAGACGCCCTTGTGGCGGTTGGTGGCGACGGTTCGCTCAAAATTGCCCTTGAGTTGATGAAAAAGGGCGTCCCGGTAGTTGGAGTGCCGAAAACCATCGACAATGACCTGATGGAAACAGATGTAACCTTTGGTTACAATACGGCGCTGGAAACCGCAACCGACGCCCTTGACAAGCTCCACTCGACTGCGGAAAGCCATCATCGGGTCATGATAATGGAGGTTATGGGCCGCTATGCCGGATGGATTGCGCTTGAGTCGGGCATTAGCGGCGGTGCCGATGTTATTCTTATCCCGGAAATCCCTTTTGAGCTAAATTCGGTGTGCAATGCCATTGACGCCCGGCGTTGCCGGGGAAGCAAGTTCAGCATTCTGGTCGTGGCGGAAGGGGCATATCCCAGGGGCGGTTCGCGCGTGGTGCAAAAGAAGGCCGACGAAACTACCGCCATAGAGCGTCTCGGCGGCATCGGTGCTTTCGTGTCCCGTGAACTGACTTCCTGCCTGGATATGGATATCCGGGTAACAGTTCTGGGACACCTTCAGCGTGGTGGGTCCCCCTCAACTTTCGATCGTTGTCTCGGGAGCCGTTTTGGAGTTGGTGCCGTTGAACTGATCGAAAGGGGGCAATTCGGGGAGATGATCTGTCTGAAGGGACGGGCGATACGTTCTGTTCCCATTGAGAAAGCGGTGCGTAAGCTTAAGCTTGTCAATCCCGGGGGACAGATGGTAACTGCCGCGAAAGAGTTGGGAATTAATGTGGGGCGGGACTGATAATTGACTTTATGGCCCTTGCGCTATAGAGTGCTTTGAAATTTGTCTTTAGAAACTCTGCCAGCAACCGATGTTATTATGTATCATCCCTTTTCGGGAACGATTCGCATGGAGGGAAACTGCCTATGAATTCCGGGGCTGTTACGAAGAACAGGAGTTTTCTTTACGGGCTTTTTGGCTGCATTCTGGGGATTAGTGCTCCGATAGGGTGGACTATTATCCGCGTCATATTTTTTGCAGACCACGAACGCTCACTCATGTCCCAGATCTTCGGAGACATAGTCAAATCCTCTTTCAATATTGCGCTGTATACCTACATGGGGGCCGGCACCGCCTGCGTGCTCGCCATTCTGGGCTACTATATCGGCAAGACGAGCGATGAGCTCTATCAGCGGGCATCGGAACTGAATGCCCTTCACAAGGAAGTTGCTTCCCAGAAGGAGATTTTCGAACAGCGCTACAGGGCTCTTGACAGCAATATCAAGAATTTCCATCAGATCAGCAGCAAGATTCAGAAATCCATCGACATCGATGAAGTGCTTAGCCTGTGTGCCGAAGGTCTTCACGATGTTCTTGGTTATGAGCGTGTTTCCATCCTGATGGCTGATAAAGAGAGATCAAACCTCTCGTTTGTGGCGTCGGTAGGTACTCCCAATTTTAACCAGCAGGGAGTTTCCATCCCTCTCGATATCCGCAGCGGGGTAATTTTCAAATCATTTGCCGAACGGCAAATCTACATGATTGACGATATCAGCAATTATCCGGCCGACTTCAGACTTAAACCTCCCTTTGACGCCATCAGGGCGCTTCGCTCCAGAAGCTTCGTTCTCTGCCCCATTATCGTCAAGGGTGAAGCGGTGGGGATATTTGGAATCGACAATCGCGAAACCCGCCGGACTCTTAACGATACGGATGTCGACACAATCAGGCTCTTTGCCGACCAGGCTGCTTCGGCCATTGTGCGGATCAATCTTCTCAATGCCATCGGCACTCTTACTTCCGAACTGGAAACCACTTTCTCGGATTTGCTCAAAAACCGCGATCACTACTCACGTTATGTTATGAACCTTCAAGAAGCGGTTAACTCCGTTGCCGATGGCACTGCACATATAGCGTCGGCAGCGGAAAGCGTGCTTGCTTCTGTTGACGAAACAAGCTCTTCTGTGAGCAATATCTATGTATCCATCGAGCAGGTAACCAAGAATCTGGACTATCTGTCGGAGTCCATCGAGAAATCCGCGTCAGGGATGGAAGAGCTTAACAGCACCATCAAAAATGTCGAGCAGAGCGCTGTCATTTCGCACCAGGTCTCCAGCAAGGTAAAAGAGGAGGCCGACAGGGGAGCCCGGATTATGCAGGAAACAAGCGATTCCCTGTCTGAAATCCAGCGGTCCGTCGACCTCTCCTTTGATGCCATGAAGCGCCTCACGGAAAACAGCGGGCGAATCGAGAGCATTGTGGGTGTCATCAATGACATTACCAAGCGTACCAATCTTTTGGCTCTGAATGCCTCCATTATTGCTGCCCAGGCTGGAGAATACGGCAAAAGCTTCGGCGTTGTGGCGGATGAGATCCGAAACCTGTCGCTCCAGACCGGCCAATCTACCGGCGAAATTACGGCGATTATTGAAGAGATTATGAATGAGTCGCGCAGCGCGGCCCAGAACATCACTTCCTCCAAGGACCTTGTGCAGAAAGGGGTTGAACTGGGTGGCGTCATGGGGCAATCGCTCAAGGTGATTCATGAAAGTTCGGCCCGTTCCCTTGACATGACCCAGGAAATCAAAATCGCCACGGAGGAGCAGGTCCGCAGCGTTCAGCTTGTCACCCATTCGATTGAGAACGTCAGCAGCATGAGCTCACAGATATTCAAGGCGTCAAAGGAGCAGTCCGATGCTGCCATGAGTATTGTCCGTTCCGTCGACGTGATTAAAGAGATGACCCAGGAGATGGTCCGGGCAACCGTCAAGCAGGTGGAGGACGGCAGTGAGATCAAGCAGTCCGTGGAGGCTGTCGGCGAAATGGTAACCAAGATATTCGAAGATATGGAAGTTCGCAGCGGTGAAAGCAGTGCAGTCGTGAGCGAGCTCGAGATGATGAAAAAAATTGCCGGATAGTTTGGTACTGCCACCCATGTATTGACTGGGAGGATAGTCCATTATTGTATGGACATCACCTTTAGTTATGTGGTAAAAATAACCATGTTTTAGTGGATGGCCCGCAACACAGGCGGAGCCGTAATCCTGTCAACACAACCAGATACTGCCTGGATTCGCAAGAACCGGGACGGATGGCAAAAGCCGCAAATGCAGGAAAGGGCTCATTTCTCTTTTCTCTAACCATATGGTGCGCCTCCGGAATTCTGGAGGTGCATTTTTTTGTTTTGAGGTGTTGTCGTGAACAAGAAGAAAACGATTCTGGATATTCAGAAAATGAAGTCGGCCGGGGAGAAAATCACTTTCCTAACCAGCTATGATTACCCCTTCACGAGGATCATGGATGAATGCGGAATTGACGCAATCCTTGTGGGCGATTCCGTTGGCGTGACCTTTAGCGGGTACGACAACACTCTCCCTGTAACAATCGACGAAATGATCTATCACACCCGCGCAGTGGTCCGGGCCCGTCCAAAAGCCCTTGTGGTTACCGACATGCCGTTTCTTTCCTATCAGACCGATTTGCGTGATGCACGTCTTAATGCCGGTCGCCTGGTCAAGGAGGGTGGGGCAGAAGCGGTAAAACTGGAGGGTGGGGCCAACATGGCCGAAACCATTCGCGCCATTGTGGATATGGATGTGCCGGTAATGGCCCATATCGGCCTCACACCCCAGTCGATTCACCGGATGGGAGGCTACAAGGTACAGGGTAAGAAGGACGAGCAGGCACAGCGGCTCATCGAAGATGCCCTTGCGGTGGAACAGGCTGGAGCCTTTTCGGTGGTGCTGGAGGGGATACCGATGAAGCTGGCCGAGCGGATTACCGCTGAGCTTTCCATCCCCACCATAGGCATCGGCGCCGGCCCCTATTGTGACGGGCAAGTGCTGGTAATACACGACATCCTGGGGCTGTGCGAGAAATACTCTCCAAAGTTCGTGAAGCGTTATGCCGATGCAAGCGGCCTCATCGCAGAAGCGGTTTCATCATATATTTCCGAGGTGAAGAAAGGAGAGTTCCCCGACGAGGGGCACTCTTTCAACTGAGATGAGAATTATCAATACCGTTTCCGGGATGCAGGCATTCTCGCGCGATGTCAGGAAATCGGGGAAAACCATTTCTTTGGTGCCAACCATGGGATATCTCCATGAGGGGCACGCTTCCCTGATGGTGGAGGGGAAAAGACGGTCCGACATCCTCGTTGCGAGCATCTTCGTGAACCCTACCCAGTTTGGTCCCACCGAGGACTTCAACGCCTATCCCCGCGACCTGGAGCGGGACCGGAAAGTGGCTGTGTCGGCCGGAGTTGACGTCATCTTTGCGCCAACGGCCTCCGACATGTATCCCCATGGTTACCAGACTTACGTGAATGTGGAGCAGTTGACGCTTCCCCTCTGTGGTGCGAGCCGGCCGGGGCACTTCCAGGGTGTCACCACTGTAGTTGCCAAGCTCTTGAATATCGTCATGCCCCACGTGGCGCTGTTCGGTAAAAAAGATTTCCAGCAGCTTGCGGTCATCCGCCGCATGGCCGCCGACCTGAATATGGACGTGGAAATTCTCGGCATGCCCATTGTGCGGGAAGCGGACGGTCTTGCCATGAGTTCCCGCAACGCCTACCTGGGACCCGAGGAGCGGAAAGACGCCCTTTGCCTCAGCCGTGCCCTGGATGCGGCCCGTGCCATGTACCGGAATGGGGAGCGAAGCGTTCCACTCCTCATGGAGAAGGTCCTCCGTATCATTGGCGAAGTTCCCGGCGCCGTAATCGATTATGCGGATTTTCGCGATGGCGAAACCCTTGAAACACTCGAAACTGCCAATGGGCAAACTCTCATCGCCCTTGCGGTCAAGATTGGAAAGACAAGACTTATCGACAACTGTGTCCTCGGAGAGGAGCAGTAAGCGGACAATTTCCGGGACTCCTATTACGTTGAGTGAGCTTGACTACCGCCAGCTCAAAGGATGGAGCGAAAAATGCCGAAAAATCGTGACGCAGCCCGTGCCAGTCTGGAAAACCTCTACCGGATCTTCACTGTGACTGAAGCGCCGGACTCGACGCTAGGTGCCATCGATCAGGCAATTACCGGCGACGTAGCCGGCTTCTTGCAGACCCATATAGTTGCCATTGAGCGGAGCCTCGAAGAGATCGAAGCGGATTTTTCCTCTTTCGCCGTCCCCGAAGAACCCACCTACGTTTCTGAATATACCGAATTCGTCAAAGAGAACCTCGTTGCTCATTCGGTCCACACCGCTTCACCTGCTTTTGTGGGCCACATGACTTCGGCGCTTCCCTACTTCATGCTGCCGATGGCGCGCCTAATGACCGCCCTCAACCAGAATGTGGTGAAAGTGGAAACATCCAAGGCCTTCACCCCCATGGAGCGCCAGGTGCTGGCCATGCTTCATCATCTGGTATATCGCCGTGAGGATGATTTCTACCCGAAATGGATTCATAACAGCCAGCACGCACTGGGGGCCTTCTGCTCCGGCGGCACAATAGCTAATGTCACGGCGCTATGGGTGGCGCGCAACCGCCTGTTTGCCCCGGAAGGGGAGTTCCGCGGAATTGCTCAGGAAGGGTTGGTCCGTGCCCTGAAACATCGTGGCGCGGACGGGATTGCTGTCCTCGTTTCCGAGCGCGGTCACTACTCTTTGGGCAAGGCTGCCGATCTCCTAGGCATCGGCAGGGATGACCTGATCAAGGTGCAGACCGATGAAAATAACCGCATCGACCTGCAGGCGCTGAGAGAAGAATGCCGGCGGCTCCGGGAGCGGAACGTCATCCCGCTGGCGCTGGTCGGCATCGCTGGCACTACGGAGACCGGAAATATCGATCCGCTGGAGGAAATGGCTGATCTCGCCCAGGAGATCGGTTGCCACTTCCATGTGGATGCAGCCTGGGGAGGGCCGACCCTGTTTTCCGGCCGGCACCGTCACCTGCTCGACGGCATCGAGCGTGCCGATTCGGTTACCATCGACGGGCACAAGCAGCTATATGTACCGATGGGGGCGGGGATGGTCGTATTCAAGGATCCCACGGCCCTGTCGGCAATCGAGCATCATGCCAATTATATTCTGCGCCATGGCTCCAAGGATTTGGGCAGCCATACCCTGGAAGGATCGCGGCCGGGGAAGGCAATGCTGGTTCATGCCGGTTTTTCCATCATCGGCCGCAAAGGGTACGAACTGCTTATCGATACTGGAATTGAGCGGGCGCGCACCTTTGCCGACAAGGTCAGGAACCATCCAGAATTTGAACTGGTAACCGAGCCGGAGCTGAATATCCTCACTTACCGCTACTGTCCGCCGGCTTTGCAGCAGGCCTTGAACGAAATGCCGGCTCAACAGCGTACCGGCATCAATTTGCTTCTGGACCAAGTCTGTCAGTTGCTGCAAAAATATCAGCGGGAAGCGGGGAAAACCTTTGTCTCCCGGACACGGTTCCATGTGGCGCGCCATGATATGGAACTGACCGTGCTGCGTGTCGTTTTGGCCAACCCCTTGACGACCGAAGAGATCCTTGATGCAGTTCTGGCTGAGCAGTGCGAAATCGTACAACGGCCGGAAATTCAAACCTTGCTGCACAAGGCCGAGGAGCTCTGTTCCTGCCTGCCTAAAGCTGCCTCGTGGTAGGGCAATGGAGTTGACATTCTTTTGTGGTAGAGTGTTATGACTGAGTAAAGACCCGATACCGAGAGTACATTCCATGGAACTTTACGCCGCTTCATACATTCTGCCCATATCGTCTCCTCCCATCCCAGGCGGTGCCGTGGCCGTCGAAAACGGCTGTATCGTCGAAACGGGAACTCTTGCCGACCTCCGTTCGCGGTATGCTTGCCCCGTTCATGATTTCCCTGGCTGCGCCATTCTCCCCGGCCTCGTCAACACCCACACTCACCTGGAACTTACCCACTTCCCGTCCTGGAAGATCCGCAAGGGAATTGACTACTCTCCTCGGACTTACGTCGACTGGATTATCCAGGTAATCAAGATACGCCGGGCGCTCTCGCCAAAGGAGCTCGATCTATCGGTCCGGGAGGGGGCGAGGATTTGTCTCGAAGCGGGTACCACCGCCATTGGCGAGATTCTTACCGATCGTTCCCTCATTCCTCTGTATGCTGATTCAGGTCTGACCGGGCGGCTATTCTTCGAGGCCATAGGCCACGACCCGGTTCGCAACTCCCAACTTGTTTCAGAGCTTGATGCTGGTATATCTACCTTTTCGGGAGGAGAGTTTCTCCCGGGCATTTCGCCCCATGCACCCCATACCGTTTCCGAACATCTCCACCAGGAGGTTCAGCGGGTAGCAGATAAGCGGAATGTGCCACGAGTCATCCATCTGGCTGAATCCCGCGAAGAAAGTGATTTTTTCTTCGATTCCTCCGGGAAAATCGCCGAACAGCTCTATCCCCATGTCCGCTGGGAGCAATACCTGCCACCCCAGAGACGCACCACCGCCACCGCCTGGCTTGATGGGCTCGGCGTATTGAATGGTGCCATCAGCGCTGTTCACTGTGTCCATCTCACTCCTGCTGACGCAGAAATTCTGTCGAAGCGCGGTGCCGGGGTGGTCCTCTGTCCCAGAAGCAACGAAAAACTCGCCGTGGGGCGTGCCCCGGTCGCATTGCTGAAGAAACTCGGCATTCCGCTTGCCCTTGGTACCGATTCGCTGGCAAGCAATGACTCTCTCTCTCTTTGGGACGAGATGCGCTATTTCCTCGACATGTTCCCGGATATTTTTCCCCCTTCGGAAGTCCTTTCAATGACGACCATCGGTCCGGCCGGTCAATTGGCCCTCTCCAAAAGCATCGGGTCCCTCGATTCCGGGAAACGAGCCGATCTTCTCGTGGTGAAATTGCCTGCACGACATGGCTCCGGGGAGGGTTTGCATGAAGCGCTCATTCATTCTGGTGAGCTTATCCGTGTGTACCTTGCCGGTCATCCCGTTGTAAGCAGGTAATTATTTTTGTACGCCGCAAATCCCTATTTTCTTGAAAATACGGGTCTTTTTTACTCCTTGCATTAATTTCACCATATCTGCTACTATCATTCTCATGGGAGAAAAGCTGATCTGCAACAACAAGAAAGCGTTTCACGATTACTTCATTGAGGAACGTTTTGAAGCGGGAATGGTCCTGAAGGGGACCGAAGTAAAATCGCTCCGCATGGGAAAGGCGAATCTCAACGACTCCTTCGCCCTGGTTCGTGACGGTGAAATCTTCCTCCATAACCTGCATATCAATCCTTACGATTTCGGCAACCGCCAGAACCACGACCCGGATCGTTTAAGGAAACTTTTGCTCCACAAGAGCGAAATTGAAAAGCTCTTCGGGAAGATTCGCGAAAAGGGATACTCGGTCGTTCCGCTCCGCCTCTACTTCAAAAACGGCCTTGCCAAGGTGGAGTTGGGGCTTGCCAAGGGTAAAAAGCTGTACGACAAGCGCGAGGACATGAAGAAGAAAGACCAGTCGAGGGAGATGGCCCAGGCCCTCAGGGAAAGAAGCAAGAATAACTAAAAGTTTACAAGGGGGTGTACAGGTTTCGACGGGGATAGGAAACTAAAGGTTGCATGCCGAGGTCCGGGCTGGCCTCGTTAAAAAGCCCGGGGCGAATTACACGCCGACAATTACGACTACGCCGTAGCAGCTTAATACCCTGCTACCGATCCGCCGAGCCTCTCCCACGGGTGAAGATGGATCGTTATTTTAGTGGGATAGTCAAGGGGAGTTCCTGCGGCCCCAAGGCGAAACTTTAGCGGGATCGCCTCCCGGAAATCCCTGCCAGGGGAGAGTCGGGCGGCTAAATCAAATCCTGGCATAAGCATGTAGACGCCTTCTGTGTATGATCTTCGGACGCGGGTTCGACTCCCGCCACCTCCACCATTTAAAGAAACTGTAATAGTTTCGGAGCTATAAGCCTTGGCACCTCTAATAAGTTTTTAGAGTCCTGCCAAGGCTTATGTTTTTTGCCTGTGTTAGCGGAGGCGGTCACCAGACCGCCTTTTGTTTTTTGACACTGCCGGGCTATATGGTAATAGGGTGTATTATAGTAAATTCTGAACGAAATCGGATGTGTATTGATTGTGTGCCGCATCTGGAGGCGCCTATGAAAATTATCTTTGGCGTGCTGATGATAACGGTTCCGGTAGCCAGCTTTGCTGTTGAGGTTCTGTTTCCGGGTGCCGGCCTGGCTGCTGTAATCACGGTGAACAATGCTTTGGATTCAAACGGGTCTTCAAACGACGGCAGTTGTTCGCTCCGTGAAGCGATAATTGCGGCTAACAGCGACATGGCTGTCGATGGCTGCGTAGCCGGCAATGGCGATGACACCATCATTATTCCTGTAGGTACTTACTCTCTTACCGTTCCCGGCGTCAACGAGGATGGTGCCCTGAGCGGCGATCTCGATATAACTGGTAACCTGACCTTGTCGGGTGCAGGCTCAGGCAAGACTATTATTGATGCGGGAGGTGTCGACCGGGTGCTTCATGTCGACCCGGCATGTGCCGGCATTGCCGTAAATATCTCGGGGATTACCATACAAAACGGTCAGGCGCCTCAAGTCTCCGATGGTGATTATGACAAGGCCGGCGGGGGCGGCATTCATAGCTGCGGCAATCTGCTGATTTCCGATGCGGTTGTCGGCAACAACAGTGCGCCTTTTTTTGGTACCGGAGGCGGTATTCTGAGCAAAGGTCTTCTAATCGCCAAGCGTGTTACCGTTAACAACAACACGTCGTTTAGGGGGGGCGGCATTGGCAATACCGGGACAATGTCACTTGCGGGCAGCATGGTGAAGGGTAACGCCGCTACAGGGTCAATTGGTTCCGGTGGAGGAATCCTGAACTCCGGTGATGCAGTCCTGGTAAACGTAACGGCAGACAGCAATACCGCTCCGGTTGGCGGCGGCATATACAACAGCGGAGTTAACGGCTTGCTGCTCATCAACAGCACGGTCGGCAACAACAGCGCCACATTGAGCATCGGGGCAGGCATTTATAATGAGTCGTCGACAGAGATAGTCAATAGCACCATTAGCGGCAACACCGCTGCGACAAGCGGCGGGGGGATTGCCAATAAAGGGATCATGTCCCTTGCCAATGTGACCATTGCCAATAACGCGGCAGCAACGGCCGGAGGTGCCATTTTTATCTATAATCAGGGGCTCATGGACATCGAGAACTCGCTGATGGCCGGTAATATGGCTGGAGGGCTGACCAACAGCTGCTCTGTACCGCCATCCAGCATTACGAGCTACGGTTATAACCTGACGGATGATGCCAACACGTGCGGTTTGAACGCTACTGGCGATA
The nucleotide sequence above comes from Geobacter benzoatilyticus. Encoded proteins:
- the panB gene encoding 3-methyl-2-oxobutanoate hydroxymethyltransferase, yielding MNKKKTILDIQKMKSAGEKITFLTSYDYPFTRIMDECGIDAILVGDSVGVTFSGYDNTLPVTIDEMIYHTRAVVRARPKALVVTDMPFLSYQTDLRDARLNAGRLVKEGGAEAVKLEGGANMAETIRAIVDMDVPVMAHIGLTPQSIHRMGGYKVQGKKDEQAQRLIEDALAVEQAGAFSVVLEGIPMKLAERITAELSIPTIGIGAGPYCDGQVLVIHDILGLCEKYSPKFVKRYADASGLIAEAVSSYISEVKKGEFPDEGHSFN
- the smpB gene encoding SsrA-binding protein SmpB; this translates as MGEKLICNNKKAFHDYFIEERFEAGMVLKGTEVKSLRMGKANLNDSFALVRDGEIFLHNLHINPYDFGNRQNHDPDRLRKLLLHKSEIEKLFGKIREKGYSVVPLRLYFKNGLAKVELGLAKGKKLYDKREDMKKKDQSREMAQALRERSKNN
- the panC gene encoding pantoate--beta-alanine ligase, whose protein sequence is MRIINTVSGMQAFSRDVRKSGKTISLVPTMGYLHEGHASLMVEGKRRSDILVASIFVNPTQFGPTEDFNAYPRDLERDRKVAVSAGVDVIFAPTASDMYPHGYQTYVNVEQLTLPLCGASRPGHFQGVTTVVAKLLNIVMPHVALFGKKDFQQLAVIRRMAADLNMDVEILGMPIVREADGLAMSSRNAYLGPEERKDALCLSRALDAARAMYRNGERSVPLLMEKVLRIIGEVPGAVIDYADFRDGETLETLETANGQTLIALAVKIGKTRLIDNCVLGEEQ
- the panP gene encoding pyridoxal-dependent aspartate 1-decarboxylase PanP; this encodes MPKNRDAARASLENLYRIFTVTEAPDSTLGAIDQAITGDVAGFLQTHIVAIERSLEEIEADFSSFAVPEEPTYVSEYTEFVKENLVAHSVHTASPAFVGHMTSALPYFMLPMARLMTALNQNVVKVETSKAFTPMERQVLAMLHHLVYRREDDFYPKWIHNSQHALGAFCSGGTIANVTALWVARNRLFAPEGEFRGIAQEGLVRALKHRGADGIAVLVSERGHYSLGKAADLLGIGRDDLIKVQTDENNRIDLQALREECRRLRERNVIPLALVGIAGTTETGNIDPLEEMADLAQEIGCHFHVDAAWGGPTLFSGRHRHLLDGIERADSVTIDGHKQLYVPMGAGMVVFKDPTALSAIEHHANYILRHGSKDLGSHTLEGSRPGKAMLVHAGFSIIGRKGYELLIDTGIERARTFADKVRNHPEFELVTEPELNILTYRYCPPALQQALNEMPAQQRTGINLLLDQVCQLLQKYQREAGKTFVSRTRFHVARHDMELTVLRVVLANPLTTEEILDAVLAEQCEIVQRPEIQTLLHKAEELCSCLPKAASW
- a CDS encoding ROK family protein, producing MDKKLKMACIGIDIGGTNLRMALLDNRGAIIHRTKCSTDIHHGREAFFSLLRKGIESLLLVAKDKCYETVGLGVGVPGLVANDGCMLVSVNLPPLDGINLRDELQAMTGLPTVVANDVNAFAFGESVYGAGRDYRSFLMVTLGTGVGGGLILDRTVWTGIDGVAGEFGHVTVEPNGRLCRCGNYGCLEQYASANALVAAAREIMAREKDAFGEALRDKDISTQKLAEAALDGNSAALALFAEAGRYLGIAVASVVNLLNLEAVIIGGGVAASFDLLSESLKREIHARAFPIPAGRLRIERAALGDDGGIIGSGALVMDHLFRGNP
- a CDS encoding amidohydrolase family protein produces the protein MELYAASYILPISSPPIPGGAVAVENGCIVETGTLADLRSRYACPVHDFPGCAILPGLVNTHTHLELTHFPSWKIRKGIDYSPRTYVDWIIQVIKIRRALSPKELDLSVREGARICLEAGTTAIGEILTDRSLIPLYADSGLTGRLFFEAIGHDPVRNSQLVSELDAGISTFSGGEFLPGISPHAPHTVSEHLHQEVQRVADKRNVPRVIHLAESREESDFFFDSSGKIAEQLYPHVRWEQYLPPQRRTTATAWLDGLGVLNGAISAVHCVHLTPADAEILSKRGAGVVLCPRSNEKLAVGRAPVALLKKLGIPLALGTDSLASNDSLSLWDEMRYFLDMFPDIFPPSEVLSMTTIGPAGQLALSKSIGSLDSGKRADLLVVKLPARHGSGEGLHEALIHSGELIRVYLAGHPVVSR
- a CDS encoding methyl-accepting chemotaxis protein, which translates into the protein MNSGAVTKNRSFLYGLFGCILGISAPIGWTIIRVIFFADHERSLMSQIFGDIVKSSFNIALYTYMGAGTACVLAILGYYIGKTSDELYQRASELNALHKEVASQKEIFEQRYRALDSNIKNFHQISSKIQKSIDIDEVLSLCAEGLHDVLGYERVSILMADKERSNLSFVASVGTPNFNQQGVSIPLDIRSGVIFKSFAERQIYMIDDISNYPADFRLKPPFDAIRALRSRSFVLCPIIVKGEAVGIFGIDNRETRRTLNDTDVDTIRLFADQAASAIVRINLLNAIGTLTSELETTFSDLLKNRDHYSRYVMNLQEAVNSVADGTAHIASAAESVLASVDETSSSVSNIYVSIEQVTKNLDYLSESIEKSASGMEELNSTIKNVEQSAVISHQVSSKVKEEADRGARIMQETSDSLSEIQRSVDLSFDAMKRLTENSGRIESIVGVINDITKRTNLLALNASIIAAQAGEYGKSFGVVADEIRNLSLQTGQSTGEITAIIEEIMNESRSAAQNITSSKDLVQKGVELGGVMGQSLKVIHESSARSLDMTQEIKIATEEQVRSVQLVTHSIENVSSMSSQIFKASKEQSDAAMSIVRSVDVIKEMTQEMVRATVKQVEDGSEIKQSVEAVGEMVTKIFEDMEVRSGESSAVVSELEMMKKIAG
- a CDS encoding choice-of-anchor Q domain-containing protein; this translates as MKIIFGVLMITVPVASFAVEVLFPGAGLAAVITVNNALDSNGSSNDGSCSLREAIIAANSDMAVDGCVAGNGDDTIIIPVGTYSLTVPGVNEDGALSGDLDITGNLTLSGAGSGKTIIDAGGVDRVLHVDPACAGIAVNISGITIQNGQAPQVSDGDYDKAGGGGIHSCGNLLISDAVVGNNSAPFFGTGGGILSKGLLIAKRVTVNNNTSFRGGGIGNTGTMSLAGSMVKGNAATGSIGSGGGILNSGDAVLVNVTADSNTAPVGGGIYNSGVNGLLLINSTVGNNSATLSIGAGIYNESSTEIVNSTISGNTAATSGGGIANKGIMSLANVTIANNAAATAGGAIFIYNQGLMDIENSLMAGNMAGGLTNSCSVPPSSITSYGYNLTDDANTCGLNATGDISGVNALLGLLQDNGGSTRTHALTAGSPAVDAGNPAGCKAEGGTRNLLNDQRSFLRPSDGNGDGTAICDIGAFEFGAMVGPGSDLRIQNLDFPDPVAVDGTLTYTILVTNDGPEMAEGIVVTTNLPSGVEWLSTSTNTGICLGTGTVECFVGNLFAADAAVITIQVRTASAAQLLSTATVLSDTPDPSLGNNSAVASTWSGFPVRRVQGAITAGTYTTIQSAFDAAVAGDIIQSTMTAFSESPIWDSGIPVTLKGGYDAAFYCQTGYSIISGTLTLKRGAITVDHLILK
- a CDS encoding 6-phosphofructokinase; the encoded protein is MKKRIGILTGGGDCPGLNAVIRGVVKSAIIGRGWEVAGFEDGFDGLLYDRGPRTLGFDDVRGILPRGGTILGTSNRGNPFSYPVEVNGTTVFTDVSDRVVKRIRELGIDALVAVGGDGSLKIALELMKKGVPVVGVPKTIDNDLMETDVTFGYNTALETATDALDKLHSTAESHHRVMIMEVMGRYAGWIALESGISGGADVILIPEIPFELNSVCNAIDARRCRGSKFSILVVAEGAYPRGGSRVVQKKADETTAIERLGGIGAFVSRELTSCLDMDIRVTVLGHLQRGGSPSTFDRCLGSRFGVGAVELIERGQFGEMICLKGRAIRSVPIEKAVRKLKLVNPGGQMVTAAKELGINVGRD